ACGCGCGTGCGGGCTGCGGCCGCGACGCCGCGAGGGATCATGGCGGTTGTCGAGGAGACGGTCTCCGCGGATGGTCGGGGTAGCGCGCGGGTGGCGCACAATCCCCACAACAGCTTTGCGGATCAGTCCGGACAGGACCTGATCATTATCCCAGCCGATCAAATTCAAGTGCCGTAAGGGTGCGGTGTCATGCGATGGCAAAGGCGACGTCCTAGGAATGGGGAAAGGAGAATAACGATGCGACAGGTGCGATGGGTTGGTTGGACAATGGCTGTCGCCGCGGCGCTGTGCGTGGGCACGAGCTGGACCGCGCGGGCAGATATCGCATCCGACAAACCAGCCGCAGTGGTGGTGTATCCGAAGGTGCAGGTGGTAGGGGCTAATGGTGTGGATACCACGATCCGGCTGGCAAATACGAACACAACGAATCCGATTCATGTGCACTGTTATTACATCAACGCAAGCTCCTACTGCGTCGGCGGCACGAACGCGGGGCAGAATTGCACCCTCTCGCCCACGGTGTGTACGGGAGGTGGAGTGTGCCTGCCGAGCTGGCAAGAGACGGACTTTCGGATCGTCTTGACGGCAGGGCAGCCAATCGAGTGGATCGCGTCGCGTGGGCTGTCGGATAATGACCTGCCGTTGCCCCGTGGGGTGTGTGTGCGGAACCCCACTCGCCAGTGCGGCTCCGACGCGGATTGCAATCCCTTCCCGGGTGGTACGTGCACGCAGAGCAATGCGGGAACTCGCATCCCGCCCGTGCCCGATGACCCGTTTGTCGGTGAGTTGCGGTGCATTGCCATCGACCCGCAAGGTAACCCGATTCCGCGCAATGACTTGAAGGGCGAAGGGCAGGTGGTCACCGTGGGCAGCGCCTCGGTGGACATTGCTGGCTACAACGCCATCGGGATTCAGGCGACGGGCAACTCCGACGGTGTGGCCAACCAGCTTACTTTGGGGCCGGGAAGGAGTGGCGAGTACAACGGGTGCCCGAACTACTTGATCGTGGATCACTTCTTCGATGGCGCACGGAACCCGGTGCCGGGCACGAATGCGGGGATCTCGACGAATCTAGTGTTGGTCCCCTGCTCCACGGATTACCTCCGGCAAATCCCGGGGCTCGCAGTTGCGCAATACCTCGTGTTCAACGAGTTCGAGCAGCGGTTCTCGACGAGCCGGGCCGTGCGCTGCTACCAGGACATTCCCCTCAGCCGGATTGACACGGCGAACAGCGCTCGCTCGATCTGGAACGTGAGTGTTGCGGGTACGCTCACGGGTCAGACACGGGTAAACCCGATCGGGGTGCCGTCGAGCAATCCGCCCTCGATTCCCAGCGGTCTGCTTGGGATCGCGGTGGAGACTCATACGGGCACAGTCACGAAGAGCGGCGCGTTCAATATCCATATGGCGGGCGATCGAGACGCTGCCGATGTGATGATCATACCGTAAGCGACCGACAGCAATTGGTGGCGAAAGAGGGGAAGGCCGGCGGCAACCAATGCCGCCGGCCTTTTTCTTATTGCCGGGGCAAGCGATGGAGAACGAAGTCAATGACCACAGACTCCAGCGATGCGTTGTTGAGGCGATTGTATTCCTGGATGCCGGTTGGGCTTGTGACGTTGATCTCCGTAAGGTAGCCACCGATGACGTCGAGGCCGACGAAGTACAAGCCGTCGGCCAGGAGGCGTGGCTTGAGGGTGGCAACAATCTCGCGGTCGCGCGCGGTCAATTCGGCCGGGAGAACGGCACCGCCCACGTGAATGTTGCCGCGGTGGTCATCCGGTTGGGGAACCCGCAAAATTGCGCCGAGCGGCTCCCCCGCTAGCACCAAAATACGCTTGTCGCCTTGGCGCACCTCGGGAAGGTACCGTTGAGCCATGACGTAGCGGCGCCCATCGGCAGTCGTGAGCTCGAGGAGGGCGTTGAGATTGCGGTCGTCGAGCGATGCCAAGAACACGCCACTCCCACCGCAGCAGTCTAAGGGTTTGATGATGGCCTGGCCGCCTTGCTCGCGCAGGAAGGCTTTGATGCGGGCGATGTCGGAGGTGACCAGCGTAGGGGGAATTACGGAGGGAAAGTGCAA
This genomic interval from Candidatus Binatia bacterium contains the following:
- the gshB gene encoding glutathione synthetase, giving the protein MQRRFLFVMDPLDRILPDRDTTFVFMLEAERRGIEVYTCTVEHLFGRDSCPYALARRTIPSRGPAPFARYEERVEPLDFYDAVFMRKDPPFDQTYLFATHLLSLADPRRTFVINDPRGLRDANEKLYALHFPSVIPPTLVTSDIARIKAFLREQGGQAIIKPLDCCGGSGVFLASLDDRNLNALLELTTADGRRYVMAQRYLPEVRQGDKRILVLAGEPLGAILRVPQPDDHRGNIHVGGAVLPAELTARDREIVATLKPRLLADGLYFVGLDVIGGYLTEINVTSPTGIQEYNRLNNASLESVVIDFVLHRLPRQ